The nucleotide window TTCGCCGTGCCGTAAGTAATATCGCAAGCGTAAGCCTTACGGCGCTGATCGGACGGCATTTGCGATTGGATTACGCCGACCGTCATGCCCAAGGTCTCATAAATGGGTCGCATCCAGTTGGCATCGCGCTGAGCCAAGTAATCGTTCACCGTGGCCAAATGGACCCCTTCCCCGGTGAGCGCCGCCAAATACAGCGGCATGGTGGCCGTCAAGGTTTTGCCTTCGCCGGTTTGCATTTCGGCGATGGCCCGATGATGCAGGGCAATGCCCCCCAGAACTTGCACATCGAAGTGCCGCATATTCAGTTTGCGGCGCCCAGCCTCGCGCACCAGCGCGTAGGCCTCCGGCAGCAGTTGATTCAACGATTCCCGGCTCTTGGCCCGATATTTCAGTGCCAAGCTGCGCTTGCGAAGCTCTTCGTCGGTTTGCTGTTGCAGCTCCTCTTCCCGCGCGCCAATTTCGGGCACCAATTGTGCCCAGTGCGAAAGCTTCCATTTCGTCGGGGCCGTGGGCCACGAGGTAACTCGATCGAGCAATTCTTGGCTAGCAACTGGCACAGAAAAGCAAGCGGGTAATAGAGCAAGTCGTAACCAGCGGCATTGGCACGATGATTCGCGCCCAGCACCTTGTGCGTTGAAATACCGCTCCTTTTGCTATTCTACGACACCCGGCGTCATTTGTCCGCATGCTTTTCGTACGAAAACCCTGCCGCCCGCGCAAAAATGGTTTGACCGGCATTATCCACCCGTTTAGACTGGTAAACTGATCGAGCCGGTCGGGTGCGGAGGCAAAACACGCAGAATTTAAGCTGTCGCCAAATGAGATGGAACGGTTCTGGCGCAAGACGCATCCCGTGGCCCAGTGGGGCGCCGGCGGAGAACTTCGAAATGCGGATGTTGCGACTCATTGCCATCTTGTCACTTTTGGCCGCACCGAATTTCGGCTCGGCCGCCGTGCAAACGTTGCCGACGTATTCGTTGGACTGGGTGCAACAATTCGGCACCAGCGATTGGGACCAGGCCTTTGGCGTCTCGGCCGATAACACTGGCAATGTTTACGTCACGGGCGAAACGGCTGGCTCGCTGGAATCACTGAACGCTGGATTATACGACGGTTATTTTGCAACCTTCGACAATCATGGGACGGCATTGCAAACGACCCAATTTGGCAGCCCCGGCAACGACGTAGGCACCAGCGTATCGGCCGACGGTTTGGGAAACGTGTTTGTCGGTAGTTATACCCAATCGCCGCTAGGCGGACCCAATAACGGCGGGTACCGGGGCCAACTTTTCGACCTTGCCCCGGACGGCACACAGCAGTGGAGAAGGTTTATCGGCCCGGCGCCAACCTATGCGTACGGTGTTTCCGCCGATGGCCAGGGAAACGCTTACGTTGCCGGTTACACAGCTGCGACGCTCAATGAAGCCAACGCCGGCGGCTACGATGCCTTCGTGACAAAATACAATTCCAGCAGCAACGCCTTGTGGACGCACCAGTTCGGCACCCCGACGCAAGATCAAGCCTACGGCGTGGCCAGCGACGGAGTAAACAGCGTTTATGTGACGGGCAGCACACTGGGTTCCCTCGGGGGAGCGAACGCCGGCGGCTACGACGCCTTTCTCACGAAATATGATGCCAGTGGAAATGTGCAGTGGACGCAGCAATTGGGCTCGACTGGCAACGACATCGCTCAAGGAGTTTCGGCAGATCATTCGGGCCGTGTGTACGTGGTCGGCAATACTTCGGGATTGCTCGGCGGCGGAACAAACTTCGGATTGAGCGATGCTTTCATCAGCAACTACAACTCGGCCGGCGCGCTGCAATGGACGAAGCAATTTGGCACCTCGGGCAACGATTTTGCCAACGGAGTCGCCACCGATGCCCGGGGGAACATTTTCGTCGTGGGCGCTACGCAGGGTTCTCTCGGCGGCCCAAGCGCCGGTGGTTATGACGCATTCCTGAGCGAGTTTAACGTCAGCGGCCAATTGTTATGGACTCAGCAATTCGGAACCGACGGCGACGACATGGCCACGGCGGTATCGGTCAACGGCATTGGTGAAGTTTTTGTCACCGGCAACACAACCGGTTCGCTGGGAGGGCCAAACGCCGGCTCGTACGACGTCTGGCTGGCTCGATTCTCGCTTCCAGTAATTAAAGGCGATTTCAATCGCGATGGCGTTGTCGATAGCTCAGATATTGTCGCCATGCTCAGCGCCTTAAACAATTTGCCGAATTACGAGACCAGTAAGGACCTCTCTGCGTCCGATTTAATCTCGCTTGGCGATTTCAACGGCGACAATCAGGTGAACAACGCCGATCTTCAGGGGTTCTTAAATTTCTTGCTCAGCGGCGGGGCATCGGTGCAAAGTGTGCCGGAGCCGGCAGGCTTTGTGCTGTTGGCACTGGGCGGATTGTTAATCGCGGAGGCGGCAAAAAGGCGCAAGTTGAGCGTGCCGAAAATTAGCGCATCGGCGAAGAACTAAATGCCGCGCCATTGGATTGGACTGCAGGCTGCAGCGAGATTACTGGCGGCGGCGGAAAAGTTGATGTTGGCGCCGTCGCAGGCGGGAGCTCCGAAATATCCAGAATCCGCGTGCTGGCCGATGGCGAGTTGGATGTGGTTCCCATTGCCCCTGAGCTGTTCTGCCACTGATTTAACGTGGGGGAAGAATTGCTTCCGCTTTGGGGAACTGCCGAAATCGAGCCGCTGGGCTTAAACAAACCTGGGGTTGTGTTGCCGGCGGTAAGATTGGTCGCTGTACTTGTGCTAGACGGTTCGACAATTCGAATGGGGTTCTGCGGCGCGATCGATGGCGACAATGTGGTCGCACTATTTGAACTGCTGGAGTTCGGAGCCGTAGTGGCCGCACTTTTGCCGGCCGGCTCCCAGTGCGTGGCCGGCGTGACCGCGCTGCCAGACGATGCTGCCGGCGCGGCGGCTGGCGGCGGCCCGGCTAAAGTCGGAGTGCCTGTCGTTGGCGGCGGAGCCAAGGTTGGCGTGCCGTATTGTGGCGCGGCAGCCATTCGCGGATAGCCAGGGTACGGAGTTCCGCCCGGCGGGCCGTATGCCGGTCGTGTGGCGGCAGAAATCGGGGATGCCGCCAGATTGGACGGCAACGTGGCCGGGGTTGGCTGCGGCGAGACCGCAGACACATTCGGCGTAAATGTCGAAGACATGCCACCAGCAGGTGCAGGCGAAAAATTGCGCGGCATGGTCGGAACGCCACTGGCCGGGGCCGGTCCGCCCATTGGCGGGCTCGTCATCGGCGGACCAGTAACCGGCGCGGTTGCCGGCGGCACGCTATAACTTCCCGCCGGCGCGCCATAATATGGCTGGCCTGGTGGCGGCGTCGCTGTGGCCGGCGGTGGAACAACGGTCGGTCCCAAAAACGGATCGTTCACCGGCTGCGCGCTGCGGCATCCGGTGCACAGGGCCATCACCACGAATAGGCCCAAGAACCGCTTCATCGGGGAACTCCTTTTCACACGAACAACCGTTGCCCGCGCGAGCACATTGACAATTTGTTTGACGACCACCCTGGGCCCCGAAGAAATCTTGCTGCCACGCCTGAGATAGGGGCGAGTAGATTAACGAAATCGTCTGATTTGTCCAGATCGAATTTGCCCCGGTACCGCGGCCTACGGCCAATAAAAAAACGGAGAGTGCGAACACATTTTCCGCTACTCTCCGCGAAAGAGAAATAGCCACAATTACTCGCTGACAATTCGAGTGCTAGCAGTGGTGGCAATTTCTTCCGATTTCACAAACGGATTGATTAACAATTGCGCCGTGTTCGCATGATAGGCAGCCGTGCGCGCCGACGTAGGTTTGGCCGGCTTGCTTTCCTTATTTTGCGGCACGTACGGATTGATCAGGTCCTGCGGCATATCGGCAGTGACTTCCGGCGTCATCGTTCCCGGCGGATAAGCAAACGGGCTCCAACCGTAGCTGCGCGGCACGGGCTGGCTGTAATAAACCGGCGGGAACATGGAAAAGTACGGCACTTCTTCCACGCGGGAACCGTACAAACCCCACGGGAAATTGACGCCGCAACCGCCCCATCCACCTCCGCCGCAATACGGATTTTGGGCCGACGCCGGCGAAGTGCAGCACAGCGCTGCCACCGCGAACACGGCCACGGCCATTGAAAAAATTCGTTTCATTGCCAGGTCCCTCACAGAATGTAAAACAACAGTGTAAAACTTATTTCAGTGCATCGCGGAACGCCATCTTCTACACTAAACAGCCATCTAAGTGGTTACAACAGTTCGCCGATAACCATTTGCTGGTTATTCTGGCCAACCGAGTTTGTGCGACCCGCAAAACGATGACCAACCTGCCAGCCAAAAGCTCGATTACTACTGAACTTAAAGCGCAAGCGGCACATTTGGGCTTCGATTTGTGCGGCGTGTGCCCTGCTGTTGCTCCGCCGGGAGTCGACCGCTTGCACGCTTGGCTGGCCGCTGGTTATGCAGGGCAAATGCACTATTTGCCCAATCGGGCAGAAGCGGCCAGCCACCCCCAACATGTGCTCGAGGGCGCTCGCAGCATTGTGATGTTGGCGATGAATTATCGCACCGCCGAACCAGCCGATGTGCAGCTAGGGCAGGGGAGAGTATCGCGCTATGCTTGGGGAGCCGACTACCACGATCTCATCCGCGGACGGCTGACCGAATTGACCAACTGGCTGAAGGCGTATTTGCCCGGCGTCCATGCGCGCGGCGTCGTCGATACCGCGCCGCTTTTGGAACGGGAATTCGCGCAATTAGCCGGCCTCGGTTGGATCGGCAAAAACACGTTGCTGTTGAACAAGCAATTGGGAAGCTGGTTGTTTCTGGCTGCGCTGCTGACGGATGCGGAATTAGAGTACGATACGCCGCATGAAACTGATCATTGCGGTACATGCCGGGCTTGCTTAGATGCCTGTCCCACGGGTGCGTTTGTCGATGCTTACGTGCTCGACGCCCGGCGCTGCATCAGTTATTTGACCATTGAATTGCGGGAATCCATTCCCGAGGAGCTTCGCAGCGGCATGGGTCAATGGCTGTTCGGCTGCGACGTGTGCCAGGACGTTTGCCCATGGAATCACCGCGCGCCGGTCTCCACCGAGCCAGCGTTTCAGCCTACGGAAGGCATGAACGCCATCGACTTGGCTGCCCTGTTCGATTTGGATGACACGGCGTTTCGCGCTCGTTTCCGCCACACGCCGCTGTGGCGGGCTAAGCGCCGTGGACTGTTGCGCAACGCTGCGATGGTGTTGGGCAACCATCCCGACGCGGCTGGTTTATGTGC belongs to Pirellulales bacterium and includes:
- the queG gene encoding tRNA epoxyqueuosine(34) reductase QueG, whose product is MTNLPAKSSITTELKAQAAHLGFDLCGVCPAVAPPGVDRLHAWLAAGYAGQMHYLPNRAEAASHPQHVLEGARSIVMLAMNYRTAEPADVQLGQGRVSRYAWGADYHDLIRGRLTELTNWLKAYLPGVHARGVVDTAPLLEREFAQLAGLGWIGKNTLLLNKQLGSWLFLAALLTDAELEYDTPHETDHCGTCRACLDACPTGAFVDAYVLDARRCISYLTIELRESIPEELRSGMGQWLFGCDVCQDVCPWNHRAPVSTEPAFQPTEGMNAIDLAALFDLDDTAFRARFRHTPLWRAKRRGLLRNAAMVLGNHPDAAGLCALMRGLNDSEPLVRAACAWALGNFKSTNADEVLKRRRKMEPDDTVLAAIAAALRSAIIE
- a CDS encoding SBBP repeat-containing protein, with the protein product MLRLIAILSLLAAPNFGSAAVQTLPTYSLDWVQQFGTSDWDQAFGVSADNTGNVYVTGETAGSLESLNAGLYDGYFATFDNHGTALQTTQFGSPGNDVGTSVSADGLGNVFVGSYTQSPLGGPNNGGYRGQLFDLAPDGTQQWRRFIGPAPTYAYGVSADGQGNAYVAGYTAATLNEANAGGYDAFVTKYNSSSNALWTHQFGTPTQDQAYGVASDGVNSVYVTGSTLGSLGGANAGGYDAFLTKYDASGNVQWTQQLGSTGNDIAQGVSADHSGRVYVVGNTSGLLGGGTNFGLSDAFISNYNSAGALQWTKQFGTSGNDFANGVATDARGNIFVVGATQGSLGGPSAGGYDAFLSEFNVSGQLLWTQQFGTDGDDMATAVSVNGIGEVFVTGNTTGSLGGPNAGSYDVWLARFSLPVIKGDFNRDGVVDSSDIVAMLSALNNLPNYETSKDLSASDLISLGDFNGDNQVNNADLQGFLNFLLSGGASVQSVPEPAGFVLLALGGLLIAEAAKRRKLSVPKISASAKN